A stretch of Anas acuta chromosome 3, bAnaAcu1.1, whole genome shotgun sequence DNA encodes these proteins:
- the FAM162B gene encoding protein FAM162B, with product MHNQSPRQNNAAPKPPFPTEISTRACRVGSGTPGGSDGRRSVLRDPGPPCAEAPFSRGFHLDACRAAPGEARRGEARGGFSGPASRPEGPPLAAGCPRPPSGDGFPGGPSRRSPGRVGVRVGAGVRAGARRAEPGPAMLPPCLRPRRLLPAPPSRPAATGGGPARGPGAGRAEQAHKVVASYKPSKFDRKILLWTGRFKTEEEIPPRIPPEMLDRARNKARVKACYIMIGLSIVACFAVIASAKKAAARHESLTSLNLAKKAKWREEAALAAESKTK from the exons ATGCATAACCAGTCCCCCAGACAAAACAACGCAGCACCAAAACCCCCTTTTCCAACTGAAATAAGCACTAGAGCTTGTCGTGTGGGGTCTGGGACCCCCGGGGGCAGTGATGGGCGCAGGTCGGTGTTGAGGGACCCGGGCCCACCCTGCGCCGAGGCCCCCTTTTCGCGTGGTTTCCATCTCGACGCTTGCAGGGCAGCGCcgggcgaggcgaggcgaggcgaggcgagaGGCGGCTTCTCGGGGCCGGCTTCGAGGCCCGAGGGGCCGCCCCTCGCAGCGGGCTGCCCGCGGCCCCCCTCGGGGGACGGCTTCCCCGGCGGCCCCTCAAGGCGGAGCCCGGGCCGTGTCGGTGTCCGTGTCGGTGCCGGTGTCCGTGCTGGTGCCCGCCGTGCAGAGCCAGGCCCGGCCATGCTCCCGCCGTGCCTCCGCCCCAGgcggctgctgccagccccgccGAGCCGCCCGGCCGCCACCGGAGGGGGGCCCGCCCGGGGACCCGGAGCCGGCCGCG CTGAGCAGGCTCACAAGGTGGTTGCGAGTTACAAACCCTCCAAGTTCGACAGAAAAATCCTCCTCTGGACCGGCCGCTTCAAGACGGAAGAAGAGATTCCTCCAAGGATCCC GCCAGAGATGCTAGACAGGGCAAGGAACAAAGCTCGAGTTAAAGCTTGTTACATCATGATTGGCCTTTCCATTGTTGCCTGTTTTGCAGTAATTGCTTCAGCAAAGAAG gctgctgcacgTCACGAGTCCTTAACAAGCTTGAATTTGGCAAAGAAGGCCAAGTGGCGGGAAGAGGCCGCCCTAGCAGCGGAGTCAAAGACGAAGTAA